In Lathyrus oleraceus cultivar Zhongwan6 chromosome 2, CAAS_Psat_ZW6_1.0, whole genome shotgun sequence, the DNA window AAGTAAATAACAACTATTTAATCACTAAGTTGTAGAAAATTTAGTAATGCAGTTTTGAATTGAAAAGAGTTATGAAACTTGTATGCACAGTTTACATTAAGACAAGCTGTGGTTTTAAAGCAATTCTTACAACCACACATTTTCATATCCTTTTTTGTTCGCAAGATAGACAATAATTTTATGAGGAAAGTAAACCATTGTCATAAAACTTAAAACACTATCTGCAACAAATACAAAAATAACAATAGAAGGTAGTTTAAGAAAATATTTATGCATCTAATATAAGACATGATGTAGACTGATACTTGATATTACTTACCAAGAGTATATAATAGGAGCATATTTATACATAAAACAGAGGGGAAAAGAAAACCATGTACAAACTACAGGTCTTCACAAATGAGAGTTATTAAAATAGTTAATATATGATATGATCCAACCAAAAATGCAATGACAATTAAGTTTACCTCACACCAGAAAGAAGAGGAGTATCAGCTCCAAGTTTTGATCAATAGGCCTTGCTTGGATTGCCCAACTTTATGAGTAGGTAAAGTGTAAATCATGTGTTGCAAGCTAAATTGTGCTCTAGGATAAACAAATGCGCATCAGACAAAAAATGTTAAGTAGTATTGAAACAAAGGTCCAGCGATAAGTGTAATGAAACTCAAATAATAGTCATTAATAATATGATATATTTTAGAAGAGAGACACCATTTTCAGCTAATTTTGTTGGTTTCTCTGTTTATGAGAACAAACTGAAGAGGATAAACATCTGCACAACAATTACATAATGAAGTTGTTCATCGACTTGGAACATCAAAATTTAAATAGAGGATTGAGAGAAGCAAACTAGCTTCTGATCCAAAGCTGCAAGGTTTTAAAGATCCAAATACAGTGTTGTTGACTTGTTCAGTGTACTAAATATGTATTGAATATTTGTGGTTCCAATACACTACTTAATATCAGTGGTTCCAATGCAATGAGAAAAATAGAGGCACAAACAAATGTATATTTAATATATGCGGTTCCATTACACTTGCTTAGAACGCAAGTAATTTCCCAATAGAGTTTTGTGACAACCTATATAATACATAATTGAGTTTTACCCACATCTAAGTCAAGTTAACTGAAAAAAACATTGACGAATTTGAAACAATTAAATGTATAGTTAGTTCAGAAGTAAAAAAAAGTCACTGGTTCTTTCTCGCTGCACGACATCAATTCTCTGGAGTTCTACAGCCAAGCTCCGCGCATATCAACTATCAATCAAGTCACACTCAACTGAAATTTGAGTTTATTATTCATGTATGAATACTTAGTTAAATTCCACATCACGCCCATATCATCTGAGGCACAATTCACATTGCAAAACCGTTGCAAAATTCACATTGCAGCTTCCTAGTTCTAATGCTCTTTGTAAGAGAGTGGAAACTTAGTCGACACTACTATGCTTACAAAGTATACTAAAGGCATATAACTCCTTTTgataatttgaaaaaaaaaaacaCAACATTATAAATCCTCAGCGAAAATATTGTCCATAATCATAAAATTGAAAGGTAATTTATCTAGAAAGACATGTTACAGCTTCAAGATTTAAGATTTACAACCGGAAACATCAAGATGACTATAGCTACGTGTTTCCAAAAAATCATCGCTTTATTGATACATGGAAAATAAAACAACATAATCAGTTACATCAATTTCTTTCTACGAGCTCCTCCAAACACAAATTAGGGAAACCGAAATTCTCTTTGCTAAATTTACTGACCAAAGAATGAATTATGCTTTCTTTGAGTTTATATCCCTCCCTAAACATTAAATCTAaaacaatcaaaatatcatcTAACCTATCTTCATGTGATAGACCGTCAATCAGGTGCTCAAATGTAAGCACCTTGGGTTTCAGCTTCCAACTCATCATCTTTAGTAACCATTCCATACCTTGTGCAACATTTCCTTCTTTACATAGCCCAACTATAATATCATCATGTGTACTAGCAATTGGTTCCAAATGCCTGTCATGCATACCTTTCAACAACCTCATTGCACCCCCAATTTCACCGGCTTCACAAAGGCTTTTTATGAGAGGAGTAAATGAAGAAACTGATGGCTCAAAGCCCTGTGCAAGAAGTTCATGCAACAAATCAGTGGCCTTGACTAGCTCGCCTTTCTGGCAAAGGCCTTTGATTAAAGAGTTGTAACTAATCAAATCACGGGCAACACCCTTTCGAGACATCTCATGAAACATGCTCAGAGCTTCATCAACCCTTCCATGCAAACACAAACCCGAAATCATTGTGGTATAGCTAACCACATTTTCTGCATAACCTCTATCACACATATCATCATAGAGCTTCTTTGCCTCAACAAAATCACCGATCTTACAATAACCATCTATCATTACATTATACGTGTACTCATTCGGCACAAGTCCTTTATGAATCATCTCAAACCACAACTTCCTAGCCTCACCAAGCGACCCCATATCACAAAGACCTTTTATCACTGTTGTGTACATAACCTTATCTGGAAAATACCCTCTATCCTTGAGATCATTAAAAACCCTAAAACCCTCATCATTCTTCCTCTTGAAGAGTCCATTGATGACTTCTTGATAAGTATAGATACCCGGATTACACTTCATGGAAATCATAATATGAAGAATCTCAGAAACTCTATTATACTGTCTCTCCTTACAAAAACCAGTTATAAGCGAGTTAAAAACATTATTATCAGGACACAAACCCTTCTCAAGAACCTGTCTAAGAAGTTCATACCCATTAAAAACTTTATCTTCAACACAAAATGCTTTAATAAGATACCCAACAGTTTCAACATCAATGCTAGCTACAACACCAGATTCAAGCATATGTTCATACAATTTCCAAACCAAATCGGTTCTCCCAACTTTCAAACAAGCCAACAAAGACGCATTAAAAGTTGACACAGAAGGTAAAAATCCAACCTGTTTCAATCTAACAAACACATCAAGTACATCCTCAACCATTCCGCCTTTTCCGAGACACAAAACGTAAGACTCCAAAGAACCCGGCTTTGGATTAAAATCAGGATAATCATCAAGCAATGACTTTGCAGCTTTGCAGGCACCAGCATGAACAAGGGAATCAAAAAGCGCATCACATGAAGATTGATCCGGTGAGAAACCACAATGAGAAGCGAGCCATTGAAGGAAACGAAGAGAGAGGAAGGAATTGTTCTGATGATTGAGATAATGGAGGAAGAAATTTGGGTTTGAGAAATTGAAAGATGGGTATTGTGAAAGAAGGGTATTCTCCCAACGTGATTTAGTTCGAGTGATGGTGCAAATTTCACTGAGAATATGAGTAAAGTTTTGATCTTTGGAATAATCACCACCTTGTTTGGTTTCTGTGGTAAGGTTTCGGATATAAGAGGTTCCTCTTCTCCTCAGTAACATGGTAattggtttgtgaaatgaagCTCAAAGGTTGTTATCGGAGTGGAACAAGAAAACGTTAATGTCACCGAAGTGTTGGAGTTTAGTTTGCAGTAACTGATTAGGGAGTAAAATACTAAAATCACAGGTTATCTCTGTGGTCAAAGTGTAACATGAACTTGTTTAGGGACGAGTTATAAATTATGTTAAATTGCAAAATAGTACCTTAATTAGAGATTAGGTTACGCTGTGCGCATAGACAAGGCTAGCGTCTCTGCAAAATCGGCGTTGGGTGGTGGAGAAATCACCGGCCGGCGAAGAACTACCGGATATAGGATTAATTCGGGAAGAAGATGGAGAAAGGAAGAATCGACGTGAGAGAGATCCGCGTAGAACAAAAACTGCGTCGCGGTGGTTTAGAGATGAATGAGTTCGTTGTTGAGTGAAGTTTGTGAGAAAAGACGAGTTTTCCAATTGATCCACCAAAATCTGAGATAAAAGGGATTATCAAGATTACTACTGTTATTATATCACTAATACAAAACATTTAATTAATAGATTCGCTTTATTCATTGCGATGGATTCCAAAGTATAACAAAATACAATTTCATTTGCGTGACACAATTTATTTCTAGAGCGTCTCAACCATGGACAAGTATAAAGTCAATAGATTTCCAAAAGCGCTAACATAAATTATTCAAGATATCATAAATGATTCTTACTTGGAAGTTAGAAACTTTCGCAAAAAGAAGAGCATCATCTATATAAAAAAAAAGTGATAAAGAGGGTCCAATGCGAGACAATCTTATATGTTTTCATTGTCTTTCATCGACTACTTTGATGATGGCATGCGATAAGAATTCTATGTAGATAACGTGAAAAGGGTCGTAATCCTCTAGTCGAACAAAATTTGATAATTATCTCCCATTTCAAAGAATAAACATAGAGGAGCTAGCTACACCTAGTTACACAGTACATGATGTCATACCTCGATTTTGGCCCTAAAATTTTTTTCCCATCAATCACtcgtttgcattctttcttcatGACCATTCCATCTGGTCATGATACTATCCAAAAAAAACGTTTGTTGTTGGACTCGCTACCACGACCAGTCCATGTTTGTCTTTTGGGCTTTGTTTCTTGATTTTTGGTATAAGATGATTAATTTCCTTAGCAATGCGAGATTTGAAAACTCTTTCATTTGTTAGAATCAAGTGAACCTCATGTTTCATCTTTCGTTCCAATTTCATCGAGGTGATTATTCATCTGTCATTTGTCTTACTACCAGTTTTCACCCCCCTTTCGAGTAAATCATGTGTCAAGTGcaaaatattttattttgggTCATCATGCATATTCATTTTCTCATTCATTCATAATTCAAAGAAATTTCATATATATTTCTTCATTCACATTTATATTCTCCATTTCAAATTCGAGATTCTACATTTCATattcaaaattttcattcatATTTCTTCATTACATTGGAAATTTTTCATTCACATTCAAGAATTTCCACATACTCATTCATAGTTCGATTACTTCgttcattcattcaatcataaTCATCCATTGACATGGCATATGAATAACTTATAATCAAAAAGCACCTCATCACATGAATACATGAAGTTTCTAAGATGCAAAGAGAGATCCTTGTCTTGCTACAAGAAACACCAATTTTCATTCATTGCAAATCATAGATTATCCaaaaaaaatacataatttacaaAGAGCAACATGTAGCATTATCTGATCACGTGAAATTCACAACTGAGTCCTTTTCAGGCCTTGATGTTGTGAATTCTATTCAGCTTCTCGGTCCTGAATGTGAACTCTTGAAGAAGAAGTATCTGGATGAATCTTCTGAGCGAAAGCGACTTTACAATGAAATAATAGAAATTAAGGGTAATATCAGG includes these proteins:
- the LOC127117603 gene encoding pentatricopeptide repeat-containing protein At5g18950: ASFHKPITMLLRRRGTSYIRNLTTETKQGGDYSKDQNFTHILSEICTITRTKSRWENTLLSQYPSFNFSNPNFFLHYLNHQNNSFLSLRFLQWLASHCGFSPDQSSCDALFDSLVHAGACKAAKSLLDDYPDFNPKPGSLESYVLCLGKGGMVEDVLDVFVRLKQVGFLPSVSTFNASLLACLKVGRTDLVWKLYEHMLESGVVASIDVETVGYLIKAFCVEDKVFNGYELLRQVLEKGLCPDNNVFNSLITGFCKERQYNRVSEILHIMISMKCNPGIYTYQEVINGLFKRKNDEGFRVFNDLKDRGYFPDKVMYTTVIKGLCDMGSLGEARKLWFEMIHKGLVPNEYTYNVMIDGYCKIGDFVEAKKLYDDMCDRGYAENVVSYTTMISGLCLHGRVDEALSMFHEMSRKGVARDLISYNSLIKGLCQKGELVKATDLLHELLAQGFEPSVSSFTPLIKSLCEAGEIGGAMRLLKGMHDRHLEPIASTHDDIIVGLCKEGNVAQGMEWLLKMMSWKLKPKVLTFEHLIDGLSHEDRLDDILIVLDLMFREGYKLKESIIHSLVSKFSKENFGFPNLCLEELVERN